A DNA window from Candidatus Eisenbacteria bacterium contains the following coding sequences:
- a CDS encoding tyrosine-type recombinase/integrase, whose amino-acid sequence MDAPDTDSLLREYASHLADRVNDSPHTVKNYLRDVRQWLERAGGANLRAFVTRPEAISDFLAAGSRGESRSGRKLSARTLARRRAACVNLLRWMVRTERLERMPRLPRSPRVRPQLPRVISRGEMERVLDAWQPTGWQECRDKAILEVFYSAGVRLAELVGARWDALDECEGWLRVIGKGDRERLAPIGRKALRALDTYRRGLAGAGVAAGPHVFVGRKGEALSVRTVQRLVRRRLASLGPAAPQHPHALRHSFATHMLEAGATLRDVQELLGHRSLASTQVYTHLSVRHLKETIARAHPRG is encoded by the coding sequence ATGGACGCTCCCGACACGGATAGCCTGCTCCGCGAGTACGCCTCCCACCTGGCGGACCGCGTCAACGATTCCCCCCACACGGTGAAGAACTACCTGCGCGACGTGCGCCAGTGGCTGGAACGCGCCGGCGGCGCCAACCTGCGCGCGTTCGTGACCCGGCCGGAGGCCATCTCGGACTTCCTCGCGGCGGGCTCGCGCGGGGAGTCGCGCAGCGGGCGCAAGCTCTCGGCGCGCACCCTGGCGCGCCGGCGCGCGGCGTGCGTGAACCTGCTGCGCTGGATGGTGCGCACGGAACGCCTGGAGCGGATGCCCCGGCTGCCGCGCAGCCCGCGGGTGCGGCCGCAGCTGCCGCGCGTGATCAGCCGCGGCGAAATGGAAAGGGTGCTCGACGCGTGGCAGCCCACCGGGTGGCAGGAGTGCCGCGACAAAGCCATTCTCGAGGTGTTCTATTCCGCGGGCGTGCGCCTGGCCGAGCTGGTGGGGGCGCGGTGGGACGCCCTGGACGAGTGCGAAGGCTGGCTGCGCGTGATCGGCAAGGGGGACCGCGAGCGGCTGGCCCCGATCGGCCGGAAGGCGCTGCGCGCCCTGGACACCTACCGCCGCGGGCTGGCGGGCGCGGGCGTGGCCGCGGGCCCGCACGTGTTCGTGGGCCGCAAGGGGGAGGCCCTCTCGGTCCGCACCGTGCAGCGCCTGGTGCGCCGCCGCCTGGCCTCGCTGGGGCCGGCCGCGCCGCAGCACCCGCACGCGCTGCGCCATTCCTTCGCCACGCACATGCTGGAGGCGGGCGCCACGCTGCGCGACGTCCAGGAGCTGCTGGGCCACCGATCCCTGGCCAGCACCCAGGTTTACACGCACCTGAGCGTGCGGCACCTCAAGGAGACAATCGCGAGGGCGCATCCCCGTGGCTAG
- a CDS encoding Ig-like domain-containing protein, which produces MASRPAVPLAPARRIRPERAGAWRGFRTGPAVAACLACLLALVTGCARMEPPSGGPLDLVPPVILATAPDSGAVQVPRGSVLRVEFSKSMDRRSVEDYIFTSPPVRFQEVRWSGRTLELVPQDSLRANTTYLAVVGTGARDSHGNALARAVNLVFSTGEKLSPGRVSGRVEAVKQSAAGIFVWLYDQALHADSLWGRDDPDYVGQTGADGHFEILGLGIGPAYSVHLFADLNRNRAFDEGGEYMMHLARRVQLTDSVPSDTSIRARYVDPKLPGSVAGRLDTSLVRLSGRVLVECLDDTAATQTVTADARGGFLLRVTPPGKYRIYWFSDENQDLLPDPAEKRGEALEFELKPGEDIQELLVPREGRPRLPRERDLPRDAREAPGGPAEGAPGGAPDGAGGPGGLPGGGGANPDTTGLNPRR; this is translated from the coding sequence GTGGCTAGCCGGCCCGCCGTCCCGCTGGCCCCGGCGCGGCGGATCCGCCCGGAGCGGGCCGGAGCCTGGCGCGGCTTCCGCACCGGCCCGGCCGTCGCCGCCTGCCTCGCGTGCCTGCTGGCCCTGGTCACGGGATGCGCGCGCATGGAGCCGCCCTCGGGCGGACCGCTGGACCTGGTGCCGCCGGTGATTCTGGCCACCGCCCCGGACTCGGGGGCGGTGCAGGTGCCGCGTGGCTCGGTGCTGCGGGTGGAGTTCTCGAAGAGCATGGACCGGCGCTCGGTGGAGGACTACATCTTCACCTCGCCCCCGGTGCGCTTCCAGGAAGTGCGGTGGAGCGGCCGCACGCTGGAACTGGTGCCGCAGGACTCGCTGCGCGCCAACACCACGTACCTGGCGGTGGTCGGCACCGGCGCGCGCGACAGCCACGGCAACGCGCTGGCCCGGGCGGTGAATCTCGTGTTCTCCACCGGGGAGAAGCTCTCGCCGGGCCGGGTGTCCGGCCGGGTGGAGGCGGTGAAGCAGAGTGCGGCGGGCATCTTCGTGTGGCTCTACGACCAGGCGCTGCACGCGGACTCGCTGTGGGGCCGCGACGACCCCGACTACGTGGGCCAGACCGGCGCGGACGGACACTTCGAGATCCTGGGCCTGGGGATCGGGCCGGCGTACTCGGTGCACCTGTTTGCCGACCTGAACCGCAACCGCGCCTTCGACGAAGGCGGCGAGTACATGATGCACCTGGCCCGGCGGGTGCAGCTCACCGACTCGGTGCCCTCGGACACGTCCATCCGCGCGCGCTACGTGGACCCCAAGCTGCCGGGCAGCGTGGCCGGCCGGCTGGACACCTCCCTGGTGCGGCTCTCCGGCAGGGTCCTGGTGGAGTGCCTGGACGACACCGCGGCCACGCAGACCGTGACGGCCGATGCCCGCGGCGGCTTCCTCTTGCGTGTCACCCCGCCCGGCAAGTACCGTATCTACTGGTTCTCGGACGAAAACCAGGATCTGCTGCCGGACCCCGCCGAGAAGCGCGGGGAGGCGCTCGAATTCGAGCTGAAGCCCGGCGAGGACATCCAGGAGTTGCTGGTGCCGCGCGAGGGCCGGCCGCGGCTGCCCCGCGAGCGGGATCTGCCCCGGGACGCCCGGGAGGCCCCGGGCGGGCCCGCGGAAGGTGCGCCGGGCGGCGCCCCGGACGGCGCCGGGGGCCCCGGCGGTTTGCCCGGGGGCGGCGGCGCGAATCCCGACACCACCGGCCTGAATCCGAGAAGATAG
- a CDS encoding diaminopimelate epimerase has product MEIAFTKMHGAGNDFVVLDGRGARLPGDIPAFVRHVCDRRRSVGADGVLILAPSERADFRMRYYNADGGEAEMCGNGARCISRFAAARGVGGPDLTFETLSGPIRARVRPDTVTVHMGDARDVRPEAAVAGFAGPPVLFLNTGVPHAVLFVDDVGAVPVVEWGRLLRHHAAFAPAGANVDFVQVKGPRRIAVRTYERGVEDETLACGTGITAAAVAAGLARGCATPVEIEARSGDVLRVDYRREGGQVLDMTLEGPAVTAYEGRLEWNDGHE; this is encoded by the coding sequence ATGGAGATCGCGTTCACCAAGATGCACGGCGCCGGCAACGACTTCGTGGTGCTGGACGGCCGCGGCGCGAGGCTGCCGGGCGATATTCCCGCCTTCGTCCGCCACGTCTGCGACCGCCGCCGCTCGGTGGGCGCGGACGGCGTGCTGATCCTGGCCCCCTCGGAGCGCGCGGACTTCCGCATGCGCTACTACAACGCCGACGGCGGGGAGGCCGAGATGTGCGGCAACGGGGCGCGGTGCATCTCGCGGTTCGCCGCCGCGCGCGGCGTGGGCGGCCCGGACCTGACCTTCGAGACCCTGAGCGGGCCCATCCGCGCCCGCGTGCGGCCGGACACCGTGACCGTGCACATGGGCGACGCCCGCGACGTGCGCCCCGAGGCCGCGGTCGCCGGCTTCGCCGGCCCCCCGGTGCTGTTCCTCAACACCGGGGTGCCGCACGCGGTGCTGTTCGTGGATGACGTGGGCGCCGTGCCGGTGGTGGAATGGGGCCGCCTGCTGAGACACCACGCGGCCTTTGCGCCCGCGGGCGCCAACGTGGACTTCGTGCAGGTGAAGGGCCCGCGGCGCATCGCGGTGCGCACCTACGAGCGCGGGGTGGAGGACGAGACGCTCGCCTGCGGCACCGGCATCACCGCCGCGGCGGTGGCCGCCGGCCTGGCCCGCGGGTGCGCCACCCCCGTCGAGATCGAGGCGCGCAGCGGCGACGTGCTGCGCGTGGACTACCGCCGCGAGGGCGGGCAGGTCCTGGACATGACCCTGGAAGGCCCCGCGGTCACCGCGTACGAGGGCCGCTTGGAGTGGAACGATGGCCACGAGTGA